The region AGCAGGCATCAGCCAAAGGGGATGACTCATCTCAGGAAATCAAGGCAAGAGGTTTCCATATAGTTGATAAGCAGGGAAAGGTACAAGGCAGCTTCGGATTCGAAAAGAACGGCTACCCTGTCATTGCTCTAAAAGGTCCTAACGGGAAGCACAGCGCTATATTAATGTCGCAGTCTAACGGGCCAACTTTCATGTTGCAGGACCCCAAGGGCCGGACAAGGTTGTCGTTATATATAGACGGAGAAGGTGATCCGACTATCTTGTTTAATGACAAATTATCACGACAACGCCTCGCGATACATTCTGTAGATAAAAATTCTGGGATTGTAGTTTGGGATGTTAATAAACGGGCCAGGATAGCCTTAATGGTAGACGACAATAGTGCTCCACAGTTGGCCTTAACCGACTCACAAGGCACAATTAAGTCTACCTTTGGCATCCGCAAGGACGAGCCTATCATCGCCCTAACCAACCAGACCGGTAAGGCGGGCATCGTGATGAGCGTCAACAAGAAGGACGTGCCCAACATCCAGCTTTCCAACGCCCAGAACGTGCCCCAGCTGGTCATGGCCGTGCGCGACAACAACGAGCCCGGCATGTGGCTCTTCGACCGGGGCAAGATCGTGCGCGCCGGGTTGTCCTATGCCGACGAGACCGGCCCTCGCCTAGGCATGCGCTTCCTGGGCCGCAAGCCCGGCCTGGAGATGGGCCTGGACGATAAGCTCGGCCCGCACCTGGCCATGATCAGCGAGAGTGGCGACTACCTATCCTACCTGGGCATCCCCAGCGGCCGCGCCCCCAACATTGGCTTCTTCCAAGGCACCCAGCCCCTGTGGTCGCCCGCCCAAAGCGGCGTCAACCTTCCCGGCGCCGAGCTGCCTCCCACCGACGACATCCTCAGGGAGCTGACGCGCTGATCAAACCAACTCCCGCCAGCGGGCCAGCTCGCCGGGCCGGGCCCGCTTGCGCCCGTTGAGCCCGCGCCACAAGCGGGCCTCCCACTCATCGCACAACTCGCCCAGGGGCTGGCCCTGCTCCAGGGGCGGGGGCGGCCCCAGGCGCCTGGCCAGGGCCTGGGCCTCGGCGGCCAGGCGTGGGGCCAGGCCCGGCTGGCCCAGGCTCGCCGCGCCCCAGGCCTCCAGCCGCCGGGCCAGCAGCCAGCCCAGGGCCGGGTCCGCCTCGCGCAGCCAATCCCAGGTCCGCAGCTCCTCCAGCGAGGCGAGGCCCGTCCCCACCGCCGCCTCGGCCACCTCGGGGCCAAAGGCCAGCAGCCGCCGCGCCGGGTTTCGTTGCTCGCTGGAAAAGGCGAAGCTGTCCATACCCTCGCACAGGGCGACGAGCGCCTCACTATCCTCTTCACGCAACACGGCAAAGGCCCGCGCCGGGGGGCAGCTCTCGCGGGCGCATTTTTCCTGATATCCCGTGGGGCCGCGCAGATCGCGCCCGCCGTGCCGGGCCGGGTGCAGCAGGCAGCCCACGGTGCGCCCGGATGGGTCCAGAAAGCCCAGCCCCGGGCACCAGTAACCGGTCATGGCCCGGTCGGGCGGGCCCTGCTCGCGGAAGGTGGCGGTGTTCTCGGCCAGCAAGCGCCGCAGCGAGCCCTCGTGCTCCGCGTGGTCGTAGGACGCGGGGCGGATGGGCGGGCAGCAGGCGAAGCAGCTCAGGCCCGGCGCGGGCGCGCACCACAGCAGGCCCGAATGCCTCACAGGTCGTCCTCGGCCAGGGAGACCCGCAGAGGGTCCAGCCCCTGGTCAGCCAGCCAGGAGCGCACCGCGGCCAAATAGCGCTCCAGGAAAACCTCGTGCCCGCCCAGGGCCCGCCGCCCGAAGAAGAAATTCAGCTCCACCAGCAGCGGCTCGCCTTGGGGCGTAATGATCACGTCCACCCCGGCGATGTCCAGGCGCGCCGCCCTTTGCAGCCGCCGGGCCAGGGCCACGGCCGCCGCGCGCTCCTCGGGCGGCCCGTCCTTTACCAGGGTGCCGCCCTGGCACAGGTTGGCCCGGAAGTCCCCTCCCCTAGCGCGTCGCCAGTACACCTCCGTGGTGGTGTGCATCAATTCCACCCGCATGTCGCTGACATAAGGCACCAGGCGCTGCAACACCAGGCCCGAGGGCCCCCGCGCGCAGTAGGTTTCCAGCCGCCCGGCCAGACCGCGCAGCTCGGCGGGGTCGTGGGCCAAAAACACGTTGGCCCCCATGCCCCCGCCCGCGCCCTTGGCCACCAGGGGCGCGCCCAGGGCGGCCACGTCGGCCCGTCCGGCCTCCCAGGCCTCGGCGGCGGCCTCCAGGCTTGCGAACTCCACCGTCGCCGGGTGGGGCAGGCCCAGCCCGGCCAAAAGGCGGTAATTGCCCACCTTGCCTTCCAGGGAAAGATGCACCGCCGGGTTGGGGAACAGGGGCCGCCCACTGGCCGCGGCCAGGGCAAATAGATCGCGGCGGCACACCTGGGGCAGCAGGATCACCGCTGCCTCGCGCATCAGCTCGGCGTCGCGCGGCTCCAGGGGCCGCTGGCTGATCAGCACCAGATTCTGGTCGGCATCGAGGCCGGGATGATAGCTGACGATGGGCCGGGTCAAGGCTTGCCTCCTCGGCCCGAAATTACACTGAAGGGCTTTTGATCACCAGAGGTTTCGCTCGGAAGTTGATTATCGGCCAGCGCCTAATCTGGCCACCATGGAATCCAACCCCGCCCCGATGAGCAACCTCGCCTCGGTCTCGATGTCCCAGGGCAGGCGCACGATCTGGGCGCGGGGCTCGGGGCCGAACTCGATGAGCGCATAGGAGGCGCGGGGGTCGCCGTCCTTGGACTTGCCCACGCTGCCCGGGTTGAGCACCAGGCCGCCACCCACCCGGCGCATGAAGGGCTGGTGGGTGTGGCCCAGGCAGAGGATGCGCGCCCCGCTCTTTTCCAGCCAGGCGGACAACCTGGCCTTGGGATGATCGGGGAACACGTATTCGCGCACCGAGTCCGGGCTACCGTGGGCGGCCAGCAGGTCGCCCGCCGGGGTCTCCAGGCGCAGCTCGCCGGGCAGCGAGGCCAAAAACTCCCGCGTGCCGGAGTGCACCCGCTGCTCGGTCCAGGCGAAAATAGCTTTGGGTTCCGGGCCTATGCCCGGCTTGAGAAAAGAATCGGCCCCCGCCGCGCCCCCCTGGAGCACGGCCAGATCGTAGTTGCCCGCGATGCATTGCCACCCGGCGGCGATCACCGCGTCCACCACCCGATTGGGCCTGGCCAAGTATCCCACCAGGTCGCCCAGGACCAACACCTGTTCCACCTGGCGGCGGGCCAAATCGGCCCGCACCACCCGAAGGGCGCTGAGGTTGGCGTGCAGGTCGCTTAGTACGGCCAGCCGCTTGACGGCCGACACGGACGGCCTAGAAGTAGCCGGGCCGGATCACCTTGCCCGCCGGCTGGCGGCCTTCGGCGCCCCCCGTACCCTCGGCCTCGCCCTGAACCTGGGCCTGCACCTTGGCCTTGAGCACCCGGGAAGGCCTGAAAGTCACCACCTTGCGGGGCGGCAGAATCAGCGGATCGCCGGTCTGGGGGTTGCGCCCGCGCCTCTCGGCCTTTTCGCGCACCGACCATTTACCGAACCCGCTGACCAGGACTTCCTCGCCGTAGGACAGGGCCTCCTTGATGAGCTCCAAGCCCCGTTCTACCGCGTCGGCTGCTTCGGCCTTGGTCAATTGCCCTTGGGCGTAGACCTGGGCCACAATGTCCGCTTTGGTCAAGGTCATTGCGTCCGTCTCCTTACATAGTTGCCCGGAGATGAATTAGTCTATGGTGCGGGATTATATAAAGTCAAGGGCTTTCGCCTGGTTAAATGTGGCGGCCCCGCCGGGGCGCGGCGGGCCAGGGGCCAAACGCCTTGACTAAGAGACCCGCTGAGTGTAGATAATGCCCTCACGCCGGTTGGCCGGGATGGGCCGTGGCCGGTGTTTTAAACAAGGGTAAAACTCCTTAAGACAAGGGGGTCCCCATGGGGCGGCCCCGCCGCGCCGGGCCCAATAACACGGGCGCCGGAGAGGGGCGGGGTT is a window of Desulfarculaceae bacterium DNA encoding:
- a CDS encoding metallophosphatase family protein, coding for MSAVKRLAVLSDLHANLSALRVVRADLARRQVEQVLVLGDLVGYLARPNRVVDAVIAAGWQCIAGNYDLAVLQGGAAGADSFLKPGIGPEPKAIFAWTEQRVHSGTREFLASLPGELRLETPAGDLLAAHGSPDSVREYVFPDHPKARLSAWLEKSGARILCLGHTHQPFMRRVGGGLVLNPGSVGKSKDGDPRASYALIEFGPEPRAQIVRLPWDIETEARLLIGAGLDSMVARLGAGR
- a CDS encoding integration host factor subunit alpha, with amino-acid sequence MTLTKADIVAQVYAQGQLTKAEAADAVERGLELIKEALSYGEEVLVSGFGKWSVREKAERRGRNPQTGDPLILPPRKVVTFRPSRVLKAKVQAQVQGEAEGTGGAEGRQPAGKVIRPGYF